One Setaria viridis chromosome 3, Setaria_viridis_v4.0, whole genome shotgun sequence DNA window includes the following coding sequences:
- the LOC117848205 gene encoding secretory carrier-associated membrane protein 3 codes for MAGKRNGYDDDNVNPFAGGSVPPATNSRLSPLSHEPADFYNVDIPLDSTKDLKKKEKELQAMEAELNKRERELKRKEEAASQAGIVIEEKNWPPLFPLIHHNISNEIPIHLQRTQYLAFSSFLGLIGCLFFNVIATTTAWIKGEGVIIWLLAIIYFISGAPGAYVLWYRPLYNAMRTESALKFGWFFLFYMIHIIFCVWAAVAPPFPFKGKSLAGILPAIDVISKSAIVGIFYFVGFGLFCLESLLSIAVIQQVYMYFRGSGKAAEMKREAARGALSSAF; via the exons atggCGGGGAAGCGCAACGGCTACGACGACGACAACGTCAACCCCTTCGCG GGAGGAAGTGTTCCACCAGCCACCAATTCTCGGCTCTCACCTCTATCGCATGAACCGGCTGATTTCTACAATGTAGACATTCCTCTTGATTCAACAAAG GATctgaagaaaaaggagaaagagctcCAGGCTATGGAGGCTGAGCTAAACAAAAGAGAAAGG GAATTGAAAAGGAAGGAAGAGGCAGCATCCCAAG CTGGCATTGTGATAGAAGAGAAGAATTGGCCTCCCCTTTTCCCTCTCATCCACCATAACATTTCCAATGAGATACCTATCCATTTACAAAGGACGCAGTACCTTGCATTTTCGTCATTTTTGG GATTGATAGGATGCCTCTTTTTTAATGTCATAGCAACTACAACAGCATGGATTAAAGGGGAAG GTGTTATCATCTGGTTGCTTGCCATTATCTACTTCATATCTGGTGCACCTGGGGCTTATGTGTTATGGTATCGCCCTCTTTATAATGCAATGAG AACTGAGAGTGCTTTGAAGTTTGGGTGGTTTTTTCTGTTTTACATG ATTCATATCATCTTCTGTGTGTGGGCAGCTGTGGCTCCTCCGTTTCCTTTCAAAGGAAAATCCTTGGC TGGAATTTTGCCAGCAATTGATGTCATAAGCAAGAGTGCTATTGTTGGG ATATTTTACTTTGTTGGATTTGGCTTGTTCTGCCTTGAATCACTTCTGAGCATTGCTGTCATTCAG CAAGTATACATGTACTTCCGTGGAAGTGGAAAAGCCGCAGAGATGAAACGTGAGGCGGCACGTGGTGCTCTAAGTTCTGCTTTCTGA
- the LOC117848204 gene encoding uncharacterized protein, with the protein MARHPKPPSPSPRPTPSDSDTGVGFDPVEEWLVDFDPAMSGELGSPAKVGSAEEGAAPHVPAPTATACADSVGEVSDGSAAPNSCEFGVKAEPVQVDESLRQAGDFCGGEIGEKAEMVSGGLDELLAPDQLLASGIGDLAVKEDVSEGAVAMEMAAAPADVEMNTAVSGGKVEQESSEEESESSEEEESSEASSSSEDEEQVDKKDEESSEASSSSDELELGAMKPGGADEGNSLEALLEEGELMVGSDEEDEEPKGRSKSKHEVEVLPPVPKIEIKLEPHHQTLPVGTISAIMGERVIVEGSVQHNPLNEGSILWITESRMPLGIVDELFGPVKNPYYLVRYNSEEEIPAGISTGTSVSFVAEFADHILNMKELYAKGYDASADNDEQEDEPEFSDDEKEVEYKRSLRQARRQTDRQHEPKKHSGDKKRSQPRGGGFRKDMPPRNRDVPTPGQQSQPRFHRSDMAPAVAENTARSSGPQDAPMNAPTMLPPGPMNPPMPSPVHLANQMGGCFINPAQQFLPQQPNMVWPGGLPPPPNPNMGVDGAALAASIMQNLLAGANQFQQQLQNQNFGGFPNQMPMPFPQFMPQTRMPANQLPFGGGPPVGNYSFGAAPQMPMGLGNFCQPPPHMASGNRHEQGPRPGFPADSPGFPNQAQPHGDGAELSPPQFNSGQFNQGSPPFRGGRPQRGGRHSSGRGGGRGGRHRR; encoded by the exons ATGGCGCGGCATCCTAAGCCCCCGTCTCCCTCCCCGCGCCCGACGCCCTCGGACTCCGACACCGGCGTCGGCTTCGACCCCGTCGAGGAGTGGCTCGTGGACTTCGACCCGGCCATGTCGGGCGAGCTGGGGAGCCCAGCCAAGGTCGGATCTGCCGAGGAGGGGGCGGCTCCTCACgtgccggcgccgacggcgacggcctgCGCTGACAGCGTTGGAGAGGTCTCGGATGGTTCGGCGGCGCCCAATAGCTGCGAGTTTGGTGTGAAGGCGGAGCCCGTCCAGGTGGACGAATCGCTCCGCCAGGCCGGGGATTTTTGCGGCGGCGAAATCGGAGAGAAGGCTGAGATGGTGAGCGGCGGATTGGACGAGCTGCTTGCCCCGGATCAGCTTCTGGCGTCAGGGATTGGTGATTTGGCTGTGAAAGAGGATGTCTCAGAGGGAGCGGTTGCTATGGAGATGGCTGCCGCCCCTGCTGATGTTGAGATGAATACCGCGGTGTCAGGCGGCAAGGTGGAGCAGGAAAGCAGCGAGGAAGAGTCGGAGAGTAGTGAAGAGGAGGAGTCGAGTGAGGCTTCCTCGAGCAGTGAGGATGAAGAACAGGTGGACAAGAAGGATGAGGAGTCGAGTGAAGCCTCATCAAGCAGCGACGAGTTAGAGCTAGGAGCCATGAAGCCTGGTGGTGCTGATGAGGGCAATAGCTTGGAGGCCCTCCTTGAGGAGGGTGAATTGATGGTTGGGAGcgatgaagaggatgaggaaCCAAAGGGCCGCAGCAAGTCAAAACATGAAGTAGAG GTCCTTCCTCCAGTCCCAAAGATTGAAATAAAGTTGGAGCCACATCATCAGACTCTTCCAGTAGGGACTATCTCAGCT ATTATGGGTGAGAGAGTGATTGTTGAAGGATCAGTCCAACACAATCCCCTGAATGAGGGCTCCATTCTTTGGATAACGGAAAGCAGGATGCCCCTTGGTATTGTTGATGAGCTGTTTGGACCTGTAAAAAATCCGTACTATCTGGTGCGGTACAACTCTGAGGAAGAAATTCCTGCGGGGATCAGTACAGGAACCAGTGTCTCTTTTGTAGCGGAGTTTGCTGATCACATTCTGAATATGAAGGAACTCTATGCAAAAGGTTATGATGCATCTGCAGACAAtgatgaacaagaagatgaACCTGAATTCTCTGATGATGAGAAGGAGGTTGAGTACAAAAGGTCATTACGCCAAGCGAGAAGGCAGACTGATAGACAGCATGAGCCAAAGAAGCATTCTGGCGACAAGAAGAGATCACAACCCAGAGGTGGCGGCTTCCGGAAGGACATGCCACCAAGGAACCGGGATGTACCAACACCAGGTCAGCAGTCACAGCCCCGTTTCCACCGCTCAGACATGGCTCCTGCAGTTGCTGAAAATACAGCACGCTCATCGGGGCCTCAAGACGCTCCTATGAATGCTCCAACCATGCTGCCGCCTGGCCCAATGAATCCCCCCATGCCATCGCCAGTTCATCTTGCAAATCAGATGGGTGGCTGCTTCATCAATCCAGCACAGCAGTTCTTGCCACAGCAGCCAAACATGGTTTGGCCTGGTGGGCTTCCTCCACCGCCCAATCCGAACATGGGGGTAGACggagccgccctcgccgccagcATCATGCAGAACCTCCTTGCTGGAGCAAACCAATTCCAGCAACAGCTGCAGAACCAGAACTTTGGTGGATTCCCGAACCAAATGCCTATGCCCTTCCCACAATTCATGCCCCAGACTAGAATGCCTGCAAATCAGTTGCCATTTGGTGGTGGACCCCCGGTGGGGAATTACTCGTTTGGTGCAGCACCTCAAATGCCTATGGGGCTAGGCAACTTCTGTCAACCACCTCCACACATGGCCTCTGGGAATAGGCACGAGCAGGGACCCCGTCCCGGATTCCCTGCTGACTCACCGGGATTCCCAAACCAAGCGCAACCccatggagatggagcagaGCTTTCACCTCCACAGTTCAATTCTGGGCAGTTTAATCAAGGGAGCCCGCCCTTCCGTGGTGGAAGGCCGCAGCGCGGTGGTCGGCATTCTTCAGGCAGAGGTGGTGGAAGAGGTGGCCGGCATCGCAGGTAG